One stretch of Deinococcus metalli DNA includes these proteins:
- a CDS encoding DinB family protein gives MTSAGHVPPSEQEQLAALRAAYPTPEDLVSRMHRELDALEAVIRAAAPHWTTVLPGREWTPAQEAEHTVIINEGTGRLARLLLSDKAIRQPPEVPGEYREGRRQAPANTIPAGDHTPEQVLERHAATRELLTVTAPADPTRTYYHPFMGQLDALDWLRMAAYQTRHHRQAIERGLAGLNGTAP, from the coding sequence ATGACATCTGCCGGTCACGTTCCGCCCAGCGAACAGGAGCAGCTGGCCGCCCTGCGCGCCGCGTACCCCACCCCGGAGGACCTGGTCAGCCGCATGCACCGGGAGCTGGACGCCCTGGAGGCCGTGATCCGCGCCGCCGCGCCGCACTGGACCACCGTGCTGCCCGGCCGCGAGTGGACGCCCGCGCAGGAGGCCGAACACACCGTGATCATCAATGAGGGCACCGGGCGCCTGGCGCGGCTGCTGCTGTCGGACAAGGCCATTCGCCAGCCGCCGGAGGTGCCCGGCGAGTACCGGGAGGGCCGGCGTCAGGCGCCGGCCAACACCATTCCCGCCGGCGACCACACGCCCGAGCAGGTGCTCGAGCGGCACGCCGCGACCCGCGAGCTGCTGACAGTGACCGCGCCCGCCGATCCCACGCGCACGTACTACCACCCCTTCATGGGTCAGCTGGACGCGCTGGACTGGCTGCGCATGGCCGCGTACCAGACCCGCCACCACCGGCAGGCCATCGAACGCGGGCTGGCGGGCCTGAACGGCACGGCACCGTGA